GGGCCATAGGACAaattagctaaattcattaagaccggcttagatgtatatagatccctccaatagtatttatagtattgtaaatagtcgatctacatatattttcttacccttcattctctaaattttaatcacttcagcgttgttttgtaaatattcgtatacacatgtgtaatagttttcctcaaaataccatggaaatggttggagtgtaaatagaatcgtaatcgtaatcgtaatcgtaggAACCTTGATATAACCCCTATGACGAGGCCAGTTATTGCACTGAGACTAGTTGACCCACAAATCTTCTCTTATGTTAAAAACTCAATGGCCGGTTTTATAAATAAGCATTTTCTTTTACCcgggaaattgaaaataaatagagTTACCCCCGGGTAAGAGTTAcctgataccagtctataaaaccggtaTTATGTGTACGAGTAAGCAGGGGACTGCGTACATGCTGTTTCCACGCTATGTTTGTGATATTCTAGGCCTGACTTTGGCAAAATATGATCTCTAGAAATCACAAAACCTACGACAACATGTTTAAAGATGCTGGGTAAAGAGACTTGTGCTCGGTATTTGACACGATGTTTACACCAAAACCAAACTGCACAAACGCTTATTTCAACTACGATCAAATCtcttgattttattttgacaTTGACGCGAATTCAAAATGACACATCACATatattattttgtttaaaatcttcatcttttaTATGTGTGCATGTACAACGCCCTTTTGAAGGGTCTATCTACTTGAATATATTTAACAGGCAATAACTATGATAACCGTTTTTGAATAGACTATTATTCTTCTAATGTAGGACAACAATTCTATTAAAacagataatgataagtctgATAGATCTCGTTTTGCATATTTTaggaatttgatagaagagttcaaataagttcattttcgataaaaaAACAGGACGATCACAGTTTAAATGTATGGTTAAAATGGATGTCTTTGGGGCCAGGCCTTGTGTCCTGGTGAAGTCGGCGATCCATTTTTGTGATAACGGAACGCTTGTCCGGCGTCTAAGGGTTAAGGCTGGTCTGGCTATGTACGTACACACATTGTATGTGGAAATACGTGGATGTAGTTACGGGTATATTGGACGAGTAATGCGAATAGATTAGCGGTTAGATCGAAACATATTAGCTGGTTGTATGAACTTTTTCTGTTTACCGATCAGGGTAAGGCGAACCTTTTTCCAAAACGTAGAACGGGCTTTATGGTCTCGCGGGTATTTCATGTAAACGATATTTGAAATGATCGTCCGCAAGGATTCAGGCATGCGCGATTCGGGTATATGATCGATATCGAGCACGAGTATGATGTTATTGCCCTCCTCGACGCACCGGGTTGCCGCCATGCTTATCACAAATTCCGTCCATTTTTCCTTGACGAATGATTCGGTCAACAAAAACACAACCCACCGAGACCCGTAAACGGCATCGGCAATGTTCTGTTGTATGTAGCCACCGAGCGTAAAGTCTCGAAACTCGACGCAGAATCTCGAAgcgaaatgtttggatttttctatttccGGTATGAAATCCAAATAGACAAATTGGAGGTCTTCCATGCTATGGCTGAGGAATCCgtcaaatttcaaatcatcagAAGGGTTTATTGTCGTTTGACGTAATCGTTTCGGTAGTATTGGATTAACTTTTACCATCCACCAATAGAACATTGACCATCGGTTTTTGGCGACAATTCGTCCAATAGCCATAATGATAACAGCGACGCATAAAGTCGAAAGTGAAATGATTATATCTTTGTGGTTGTCACATTCTATCGAATTTAAATGAAAGTCTGCGACAGGAACTCCCGATAGCCGTCTGGGTGAAGCGCATACAAGTTTGAACGTGGTTTTATTGTGTATGGCCGCTGCCCAAAAGTCCAAATGGTAATACCTCTTTATTCCATGACTTGCTAACTCTATAAGCCAGTTTCGCAATTTCCTTAGTTTACAATCGCATTCAAAGGTATTATCGAGAAGGAAAATTGATctaaaatcttttaaattcatGATTTCAGTACGATCGAAGGTTTTTAGTTGATTCGATGCTAAATCCAAAACGCGTAGGTTTATCAGTGGTTTCAACAAACCTGGTTGAATCATTGTCAGTCTATTATACTTCAACCGCAAAAACTTTAAGTCAGGAGTTGCTTCAAACGTGGTTCTATCCAAATGTCTAATTCCATTTCTGGAGAGATCGAGTTCTTCTATCGAGGGAACTCTGCTTAGGATATGATGGAGTACGTGACTAGGACAGCTGCCAATAATTGTTCCACTAAGATGCAAATTAGCTAGTCGATAAAACGTCCTCTTCCACATAAGGCTTTTACAAGCGATTTTAAGCAGACGTTTGTCTAAGTAATTAACAAACGGTCCGGCAAGGTTGCGTATTTCGATCATACGTATAGATTCGGGTAACAAATCGAACGACTTAAGGCATAACAAAATGTAAGGACTTGTTAATCTAATGATCAATACACGCAACTTCCGCAGGTTCGTTATGTCCTTTCTCAAATAGAAATTTCTGTCTAGATAGCCACGCAGCAAATGCCCGGTACAGGGTGATTCAGCGGAAAACCGGCCAGTAACGTGACATAGGATTCTTAATCCTATCAGTCTGTTGTTTGTGGTTGCGAACAATGTGCGACTATCGAAGCACGCTAAACCCGGAGAATTGCctgataaaaacaaatatagtTCAGGGTTGGATATCATAAATTCTGTGAGATTCAAATTCTGAATGTTATTTTGTGTCAAATCTACTTTACGAAGATTAACTTGCCCTTTGAATTGatactttttaaaattcgTTTCACAATAGTTTAACTCCAAGAGTTTCAACCTTTTGAACCTATGAAAAAAGTCTATATCTATTTCGGGTATTCGATTAAACATTAGACTTAAAACCTTCAAATTCTGCACAGGTAAATATTTCGATATTGACGCAGTCAACGAGATTGCTTCAAACCGCCACACTGCTCGTAAATATAGATATTCTAAGAAAAGGCAATTTTGCAAAGAATaaaatagattatgaatatcCTCGACAGTGTGCTTTGTAGGACATGCTTTTTTGATGAGTCCCGGTAAGTTATGCTGATATAGCAGGAAAAAATTGTACGCGAAATATTTCAGATGCTTATTTTCCATGAGAGCCTGTTTGTCAATGGAGTATACTGGATTACACGAAACATCGAGCAATATCAGATTCGGTAGATAATGAAGTGACTTTCGTCCAACCAAAGAACTCAATGCATTTTCTTGTAGCTTTAGCTCCAATAATCTCGGCAATCGACGGGACGGTTTTATGCTCTTTATCCTATTCTTCGATAAGTAAAGAATATTTATGTTATTCTTTATACGAGGGAACTTTCCGAGTCTTTTGTGTCTGCAGTTGGCGATACCAAACCTGAAAAATATGTTCAGGTGCTACcggtattcatttttttttcaaaactgtaTTTTATCTCTTCATAAATTGATAGCTATCAATCAATTTGCATTTGTCATAGCAATACTGGCCGTAAGTTTGACAGTGATCGCCACTAACCGCAGATGTTGCTTTGTTTCAAGCTTTACTTCACTTTTATTCTTGACCGTACctttcaattcaatatctaATTCCGCCCTTACTCGGTAACAAATACCAAAATGGTTTGAACTTACCCGCGTCGATAATAACAGCGACACACTGACGGACAACCGAAGTAAAAGCGTCTGCTGATGATATCGTCGTGTCTTTTAGGACGCCGTTTATCGTTAACTATTCCAGAATACAGCATCCGACTGTCGTCGAGTGACAGGTATTTCTGATAATCGAGTGAGTTACTTTCTGAACTCCACGGCGTCCTTTCTATTCCATCGATGATTTCAGATATGATACCACAGTGGCGCAACAGTATCGCAACCACGAGAACTAGAAGTTTAGATGCGGCCATTTTCAGTCGGTCACTAAACGCAGCCAACAGACGACACAATTCCCGTATGTAATAATGCAATAGATTATACAATGAAATATCGATTCCTCAGTCGGtcactgatttcatcgaaCAGACGACAAAATTTCCGTGTATAAGGATGCAATAGATTATACAATGAAATATCGATTGGGAATGCAAGCAAAGCGTCCTGCCTGTATAGGATTGTTGTCATTTATAGATACGGGTAATCACTTTAATGGGATAATTGAAGTGAGAATTCAAGGGAAGCTCCCTGCTTGTTtaatggatttttttttcatcacacGTTGGCAATGTGTACGTATGTTCCCGCATCGTACGTTTGCGATATATGTTACTCTCGGCGAAGcgaaaatgttttcataaaATTTGTCAAGTATCTACTTAGGGCAAAGAAACGCTCTGTTAATTCTGCTGTTCACGATGATCTTGGAGAGttccttttagaaatattcgaTGCGAAAGGCACCTAGCCAGCCTATTCCAtcttcgcttgccagggtttgattggcGCCCGTTCGGACTCGCGCCAACACAATCCCTGGCCGCAAACCCAAAAATCATCTATCACCTAACGACACAATCGTACCGAAAATTAGTACAATTACAATGTTTAGATTTTGgtaatataatgaatatatatctaGCTAATCAGATGCCACTGACTGCGTTGTTTTTACCGGCACGTTTGCTCCATAAATACCACGCATATCCGATTTGCTAGATACATAGTCTGGTAGGCGCAGGAACctgtccgcccaagaaatTGTGGTCAATgcaatagaccaatgaagggtttgcggTCAGGGTTTGTGTCGGCGTAAGCTCCAGCTggcggcaagcgaggatggaatAGGCTGGCTAGGTGCCATTTgcgtaaaatatttccatgtACTAACCGattatatttgataatctAATTATGCTGATCTCATAAAATAAACTTTGTATCTTAAGACCATCGGTTCAATTCATGGGGTTCAGGTCGTACATGTATTTGGTTATATATGTCTTGCCGTGTCTAAAAGAAAAAgcaaatgattaatttttattattttcattatttcacttGTATATGTACATCATATGATCCACAGTTTGTTTTAAACAAATGCTAAGTAATTAATTCTGTTCactttttgtattttgtttttgtattcGACTTGTTTCAACATTAACCACACGAGCTGTATAATGCAAGGGATTTGAAGTAAAATGGCAGCTAGCAACTGTGAAATGGCTCGTCAGCGTAAGTAGAAGGCACTCGATACGTAAGTCAATAATTTAGGTTCATTGCTCGCTACATAAAATACGTATtgaaatgtaatatagaaattggTAATTGATTGTGTGCGGGCCGTTTAAACACATTAAATATTTAAGTGTGAGGTGAAACACCGTACGAATTGAGTTTTCCCAGTCACGCTGCCTATGACCAGAAAACAGCAAACACAGCGCAATAAATTAAACTCTTTTGAATAACGGGTTTCAGTTGACAGGTTCTTTCTGAGTTAGATTTGAACAGGAAGTGTTTTGAATACGAAGGAAATATCTTCATTGTTCATTGAAGAAAATATCTAATTCACCATACTGCATTGTAATATTTATCTTCATCTCTTATGCGTTTCCCAAAGTTTTTGACATCATTAGAATTCTGAATGGAGTATTTATATTTTGCGCCAATAAAATGAACCAAATACATCCTTTCAATTTAATTGGATGCGTTTTGCATTTAGTATTTTCCGCCCGATTACGATCAAATTGACATTATTCCGCGCGTATAGATGTAAACACGAGTTCAgaaaatgccaggcaaattcaGTTCTAGAAActtgtaaaatgtttaatcaCGAGTGACTAAAATAACCTTTTTTAAAGATTCGGTTGTAATAGATACAAAACCTCTAGATTGCTGTTTGGCTATTAAAAGACATACTTTGTAGTCGgtctcgataaacacttcaagggacacagcgaacgatccctttcccccacagcgaacgcttacttcacatgtgttcagtgcttcacctgagacattttcaattgaaaattaactacaaacaccagatattagacattttatcagcacactttcagaaactgatcgtccacacttcacatgtgttcagtgcttcacctgagacattttcaattgaaaatgaactacaaacaccagatattagacatttcatcagcacactttcagaaactgatcgtccacacttcacatgtgttcagtgcttcacctgagacattttcaattgaaaatgaactacaaacaccagatattagacatttcatcagcacactttcaaaaactgatcgtccactcATTGCCGTGTTCCGTGTCCGGGACTTCACAAACTGAGGTATTATTTTAAGAATTGAATGCTTACTAACGACCACCTTTAAAAGCACAAAAATGCTGAACATTACAGTATTGGAATGCAGTTACGTTACGATATCGTTTAGCTGGGTTAGCTGCAGGTTACGGATTAGATAACGTCAGTACCCAGTCTATCCCCATCCCCACTCAGGTAGAGATactcatttcattgaaatcatgtctactgtctgtcacacatgctcttcgtgcgacgttttggtccgtaatttcgttaataatcggttgatctgtaaatattatgcatcaatttgttcagtaaggaatttgcattcagaaataaatcatgaactggcataaatttgtttgtgttttcttctatcagcgatagttttcctagcatacgctcgcgtaatgctgaaaaaacggcttttatggcccgtcacgtggcgccacctactgtattttgatatgcttatgagcaggtgatgacgtttccgagcgttcgcggagcggatttttcagcatAACGCGAgagtatgctgagtaaactatcgctcataaatgaaaacaaaaacaactttagtaaaaattgttgtttatttctgaatgcaaattccgcactgaacaaattgatgcgtcataaaggtagataaaccgattattaacgaaattacggaccaaaacgtcgcacggagagtaggtgtgacagacagtagttaCGATCGCAATATACTCTCAATTTCTAGCGCCATCTTACGATACTTTGGATAAACTACACGTATACGGTATGTGACGAGAGAGTTTGTAGATAAGCCGTGTAGTAGTAACGAGTCGGGAAGCTCAGTCGCCTGAAGCAGAGCCCGTGCCAAGGTTGCTACCCAGATATTTGGGAAAAGTACTCTTACAAATACATGACGTAGGCTGTATCGAATAGAACATTCCTTATTCACGATCcaacaccccccccccccctcccccacaCACATCCCACACCCCCACACCCCACAGCCCCCCTAAAAAGTAACTCAAATGCTAGACACGGGCCTATGATGAAGCTATACATTAGCATCACCAGATCGTGTATACTCCGGACAAACCAGTTTCACCAGATCGTATAACATTCGAATAAACCAGTTACGTTCCAAGTTCGTACGGGTTTAAGGCGAGGTTTTTTACTGTACTGGCAATTCTATTTACTCACACGCCATCTATTGATCATCACGGTTACTACGTATTAGAAACGACCGGCAAAATATTTCCAGGGTTCAAGCAAACATCGGACACCGTGAACGGTTCTAAGTGAACCTTGATATTTCATTCGCATTTTGGGAGGTATTGATGTTACCTCTAAAAGTACCTCGGAAAAGATGTTTGGCTCTGAATCgattcaacaacaaaaaaaacagtaaaaaattcgtttttctaaatatcttCCGACCAAAGACGAGCTTCGTACGAAGAGTTTTATACTGGCTTGTATCGTCACTGACCACTACTGACCAATTCATACTACTCGTATATGATACTTTGGGCGTGACGAAGAGATGGACAATGTCGCCTAATTCGCGACTGGCCTACTGAcctaataaagaagtttccagtttctaggcgccaatTTGTGGCGGttcctcgaggtccccattgttgcgataatttgcgctcattttttaaacataagtttagattgaatataaaaatagCTCTGCAGTCCCTTTCTTGATTAACTGAATTCATAGACCATTTTAAAGgtaatgaaatgcagatatttgccggtgattcttgaattttttaaatgcAACAATTAAGagcagtgacgatgtgaaaccaaggaccaaGATATTTCAACTGCGCGTCAAAAAATTGCGataattattgattttaaaatatctaagtgGTTATTAAAGCTAGATTTCCCATTTTTACTGAGGTTAAAGAACGTTATTTGCTTTAAGGGCCTACGTTGacattttttgaatatctctcTTGACGACTGATCTCTAACCGCTagagtttgagattacgcgccaaaggggtctcccactgcgcaccgccatttcactgaacattgagagATTTGCGAAAAGCATGGGCGTGTGTCCGATAGCGATACAGCTGACACTCAGATTCTCTCTGCGCATTTGTTATACTGTATAaacaatttaatgaatgggacatgttatttaaaaaaaaccacCATCATTTAGGCTATATGTTTGGCTATATTGATGGAAGTGTTTCATTCTCTGTGATGCATCCTTAACCACAAGTTCTATTAACCACTTCAAATAACGgatacatttttaaaacatgtaCAAGGTATGGAATGATCTAAATCTATTTTGGAATAAATATGTGactaaatttcaattattttctataatttcctATTCATTATATACATCTGGGCCGAGTTTGAAATATGATAGAATTTCCATTCAGTTGCCATGGTAGttagtaacctgtctgtggtttagtttcacgatcggatattggttggtataagcccatccgattataaaaagcttaccaccaacgattaggtaactaactattgCCAAGGAAACGTAAAAATTGGATCCCGATGGAGGCCCGGCTCCCGGCTTCTAAAATTGATAGTTAGGTTTGTATCAACATCTGTGCCAATTTTCGTGAATTTGTCCACCCGGTAACAATTAAAAGACAAACGCTAAGCCATCCTACTAGCGGTACCACCGAGAGGATCGACCCGCGATACTTTGGAGAGTTACCGGCGATCCCCGAACCTGGACGGAGCGCTCCTGATGTCGGACGTTTGTGAAGCTATCGTTTGGTGGCGCCCTCTCTTGTGAAGCGCCATCTTGAGTCTGTGTCGAATTAAAACCGGCTCGTCAAACCCGATCAAACACACTCAACGGCAGCCGCTCTACGATCCAGTACTCGCCCTTGTGCAGCGGTGACACTGACGGTATTTTATCGCGAATTTTAGGAACCAGTTAATCGCAGTGAATACAGCTGAGTGAACTGTTTGTTAGCCGTTTAATATTGTGATTCCGGAAGAAGATCGTTTTTAATATAACAACCAACGGAGGAGATTTCACCTCGGTCGGTGAGAAGAGAGGAGATCACATCAGTCATCATCAGTTAATTGTTTGGTTTGTTTTAAACTTGTGTTGGGGTTAAACTTGTAACATGGAAGTTAAAAACGATTCATTGACGCTCAATAAACGGGTAGATACAGACTTCAGACCCCACCTGATGACGTCAATACCCGATGAACACGAGGGTGAACAGTCACGTGTTATATGTGCGCAGTATCGCTCCActgattatatatatagtgtgaatgataatgatatacagAGATACATAGGAATTATGGTAAGATACGAGGACTCGATACTGATAGTAACGGGTTTCTGTTTGTGGTCGTGAGGAAAAACAGTGAATTCATcctgagaaaatataaaaatcagAGAAAACTCTTCGAAGAAAATATCACTGATATCCTGTCTGGAGGCTGTGGATCCTTCGTAATCCGTGATCACAATATCTATATACAGTCATTGAGAGACGTTCATGTTTTACGTTAATTAGAAAACCCTACTGTAAACAGTTTGATCTTTAGAAACCAAGTGAAGGAGTATCAGCTCCCGGATGGAGATTACGAATATATCAACTGTTTCGATGTCGATTCAAAGGGACGTATGTTTCTCTACTGTTCGCATACACATAGATTACTGTATCTAACACCAGAAGCAGAACTGATgggttttatcattatgaaatattgCGGACTAACATTTGATCCACTTACAGGATCCCTGTGTGTTATTGATGATGATCATGTATTACTAACGGTATACTCTGATACTAATAACAGAGGATCTGTTATCAGTATCAGATATAATAATGTGGGGTTTATAGATCACCGTATAATACTGAACTCTACAGACACTAGGACATGTGACATACATCACGTGTGTAACAGTAACGCTGTAGTTATCCATCACTGGGATAACAGTAATAAACAGCGATCACTGAGATTCTACAATATAAACACTGTGGAACCAGCTCCAGATGTCAGAGGGAATGTGTGTGAATCGGGTGGAATAGATCAATACTATATGAATCGTGAACACAGAGGCCTCGCTCTTATTATATCAAATAAGGAATTTGACAACGGTGAAACTAGGATTGGCACCGAGTTTGATGTGGAGTCTTTACGCGGGGTGTTTAGTGATTTAGGCTTCGAAGTTGTCGTCTGTAAGAATTTGACTGCGAAGgaaatgaaatcgaaaataCGTGAAGGCAAGTATAAgagttttattatttcaacttaCTAGAGCGGGACCACAATTAGGCTAGATCAGTACCTAGTAGGTCAGACGCGTAGAGTCGGACCCCGGTCGAAAATGGCTCCTAGAATGAACGAGAGGTTTCCAATTGGACCCATCAGTTTGTCAACATGAATTGGGGTTTGGCTAATACAcagcactgcggtgtattagTCCACccgtatccaccctgactattactcctcaatccacctgtatccaccctgactattactcctcaatccacctgtatccaccctgactattactcctcaagccacctgtatccaccctAACTATAACACCTCAatccacctgtatccaccctgactattactcctcaatccacctgtatccaccctgactattactcctcaatccaccagtatccaccctgactattcctCCTGAATACACccgtatccaccctgactattactcctcaatccacctgtatccaccctAACTATAAAACCTCAatccacctgtatccaccctgactaaaactcctcaatccacctgtatccaccctgactattactcctcaatccacctgtatccaccctgactattactcctcaatccacctgtatccaccctgactattactcctcaatccaccagtatccaccctgactattcctCCTCAATACACccgtatccaccctgactattactcctcaatccacctgTATCCTCCCTAACTATAAAACCTCAatccacctgtatccaccctgacaAACTCTTCAATCCACCTGTATacaccctgactattactcctcaagccacctgtatccaccctAACTATAACACCTCAatccacctgtatccaccctgactattacttcccaatccacctgtatccaccTTAACTATTTCACCTCAatccacctgtatccaccctgactattactcctccAGCCATCTGCTTCCACCCTTACTATAACACCTCAATCTacctgtatccaccctgactattactcctccatccacctgtatccaccctgactattactcctcaagccatCTGTATCCACCCTAACCATAACACCTCAatccacctgtatccaccctgactattactcctcaatccacctgtatccaccTTAACTATTACACTTCAatccacctgtatccaccctgactattactcctcaatccacctgtatccaccctgactattactcctcaatccacctgtatccaccctgactattactcctcaatccacctgtatccaccTTAACTATTACACCTCAatccacctgtatccaccctgactattactcctccAGCCATCTGCTTCCACCCTTACTAGTATTACTTGGAAGAGTAATGATGGACAGGGTGGATAAAGTGGCTCGTAGTATCCATGAATCGCTAGTTTCAAAGGATTTATGGATATGATTCTAATGCGAAATTGGAATTAACCGATTTAAACACTGTACAATTTTTCAGCTGCCGCAAATCCTATACATGGTGAATCGGCTGCCTTTGTTTGTGTAATACTTAGTCATGGAAAAAAGGGTGACAAAGTTATTGGAACTGATGATGAAGCTGTTCGTGTTGAAGAACTAGTCAAACCATTCAAAGGTGATGCGTGTGAAGCTTTAGCTGGAAAACCAAAACCTACTATTCTTTATTCAGGTAAACAGTATTCAGGAAGTTACGAtggctcgctacgattccgtgTGTCCTCGATAACtccaaaaatgaatttcagcTAAATTCCCAAAAGTCCCcgaaaactttttgaattttgagaaattgacAATTCGAAAATTTTAAGCCCACTTGAGACTTAAATCTCAGTTTGTCATTGCAATCACTTAGGGTGCACAGTATTATATTTGCATCGTGTA
This genomic interval from Tubulanus polymorphus chromosome 8, tnTubPoly1.2, whole genome shotgun sequence contains the following:
- the LOC141910067 gene encoding toll-like receptor 2 type-1, which encodes MIEIRNLAGPFVNYLDKRLLKIACKSLMWKRTFYRLANLHLSGTIIGSCPSHVLHHILSRVPSIEELDLSRNGIRHLDRTTFEATPDLKFLRLKYNRLTMIQPGLLKPLINLRVLDLASNQLKTFDRTEIMNLKDFRSIFLLDNTFECDCKLRKLRNWLIELASHGIKRYYHLDFWAAAIHNKTTFKLVCASPRRLSGVPVADFHLNSIECDNHKDIIISLSTLCVAVIIMAIGRIVAKNRWSMFYWWMVKVNPILPKRLRQTTINPSDDLKFDGFLSHSMEDLQFVYLDFIPEIEKSKHFASRFCVEFRDFTLGGYIQQNIADAVYGSRWVVFLLTESFVKEKWTEFVISMAATRCVEEGNNIILVLDIDHIPESRMPESLRTIISNIVYMKYPRDHKARSTFWKKVRLTLIGKQKKFIQPANMFRSNR
- the LOC141909990 gene encoding caspase-3-like isoform X1 — encoded protein: MFLYCSHTHRLLYLTPEAELMGFIIMKYCGLTFDPLTGSLCVIDDDHVLLTVYSDTNNRGSVISIRYNNVGFIDHRIILNSTDTRTCDIHHVCNSNAVVIHHWDNSNKQRSLRFYNINTVEPAPDVRGNVCESGGIDQYYMNREHRGLALIISNKEFDNGETRIGTEFDVESLRGVFSDLGFEVVVCKNLTAKEMKSKIREAAANPIHGESAAFVCVILSHGKKGDKVIGTDDEAVRVEELVKPFKGDACEALAGKPKPTILYSGLSGTASRARCIIH
- the LOC141909990 gene encoding caspase-3-like isoform X2 produces the protein MFLYCSHTHRLLYLTPEAELMGFIIMKYCGLTFDPLTGSLCVIDDDHVLLTVYSDTNNRGSVISIRYNNVGFIDHRIILNSTDTRTCDIHHVCNSNAVVIHHWDNSNKQRSLRFYNINTVEPAPDVRGNVCESGGIDQYYMNREHRGLALIISNKEFDNGETRIGTEFDVESLRGVFSDLGFEVVVCKNLTAKEMKSKIREAAANPIHGESAAFVCVILSHGKKGDKVIGTDDEAVRVEELVKPFKGDACEALAGKPKPTILYSV